A genomic segment from Aquipuribacter sp. SD81 encodes:
- a CDS encoding RNA polymerase sigma factor, whose product MAGRRAADATADPAADPTADPAVGPTAPATAGGAVRPDLERVFRTSYPRVVGVAARVLGSRDAADDVAQEVFLAFARSAVPTAEAPGWLSVAAAHTALNALRGERRRTRREQPDPAAVQTAPDAADVVVVAEDRRRVREAVARLPRTQAVVLVLRHSGLSYAEVAAACGLSPGSVGTTLRRAENALREELDR is encoded by the coding sequence ATGGCCGGACGACGAGCCGCCGACGCGACCGCCGATCCGGCGGCCGACCCGACCGCCGACCCTGCGGTCGGCCCGACCGCCCCGGCGACGGCCGGCGGTGCCGTCCGTCCCGACCTCGAGCGGGTGTTCCGCACGTCCTACCCGCGGGTGGTGGGGGTCGCCGCGCGCGTGCTCGGCTCGCGCGACGCGGCCGACGACGTCGCCCAGGAGGTGTTCCTCGCCTTCGCGCGCTCCGCGGTGCCGACGGCGGAGGCCCCGGGCTGGCTGAGCGTCGCGGCCGCGCACACCGCGCTGAACGCGCTGCGGGGCGAGCGCCGGCGCACCCGGCGCGAGCAGCCCGACCCGGCCGCCGTGCAGACGGCCCCGGACGCGGCCGACGTCGTGGTCGTCGCGGAGGACCGGCGGCGGGTGCGCGAGGCCGTCGCCCGACTGCCACGCACCCAGGCCGTCGTGCTCGTGCTCCGGCACAGCGGCCTCAGCTACGCCGAGGTCGCCGCCGCCTGCGGGCTGTCGCCCGGCAGCGTCGGCACGACCCTGCGCCGCGCGGAGAACGCCCTTCGAGAGGAGCTCGACCGATGA